In Oharaeibacter diazotrophicus, the genomic window TGCCGCCGCCGGCGGCGGCCAGACGGGTCGCGGCGGCGCGGCCGTCGGGGGCGGGGCCGCCGCCCGGGGCCGTGCCCGGAGTCGTCACGGCGTGGACGCGATGGCCGGCGGCGGCGAGCTTGGCCGCGGCGGCGATCGCCGCGTCGCCGATGCCGCCGCCGTCGCCGATCAGCACCACGTCGCCGGCCGGGATGCCCGCCGCCGCCAGCCGCTCGCCGGCGAGGGCGAGCGCGCGCGCCGGGTCGCTGCCGCCGTCGGGCACGATGTCGGGGCCGAGCGCGGCGATCAACTGCCCGAGGGCGGCGCTGTCGGCGGTGAAGCTCTCGGCGAGATAGGCGTCGCCGGCGTAGACCACCAGCGCGGTCTGGCGGGCGCCCGCGGCGGCGGCGAGCGCCTGCGCGGCGAAGCGGCCCTCGGCGAGGCCGCCGCCGGCGGTGGTCGAGCGCGACACGTCGACCGCCAGCACCATGCCGTCGAGGTTGCGCCACGCCTCCGTGCCCGGCCGCCGCACCGCCGGCCCGGCCAGTGCCACCGCGACGATCGCGAGTGCGGCGAGCAGGGCGTCGACCCGCCTACCGCCGCCGTCGTCGCCGGAGACCGCGCCGAGGCTCGTCAGCGCCGAGAACAGCGGGGCGTCGATCGCGCGGCGCCAGTCGCCGAGGCCGCCGCGCGGGCGCAGCAGCAGGCCGGCCGCCGCCAGCGCCGGCAACAGCAGCAGCGCCGCCGGGCGCAGGAGGGCGACGTCGCCGATCGCGATCACGGCCGCCTCCGGTCGAACACGAGCAGCGCGCAGCCGGCCGCCAGCGCCGCCGCCGCCGCGAGCGGCCACAGCGGCTCGGCCACCACCACCGGCGGCGCGTCGGTCGGAGCGGTCTCCAGCGTCTCGATGGCGTCGGCGACGGCGCGCAGGTCCTCGGTGTCGCGGACGCGGAAGGCCTTGCCGCCGCTCGCCGCCGCGATCGCCTCCAGTGTTTTCGTGTCGACGAGGCTCGCGACGCCGGCCGAGCCGTCGAGCTCCTCGGTGGTGCCGAGCGCGATGGTGTGGACGCGGATGCCGAGTTCGCGCGCCAGCGCCGCCGCCGCGGCCGGCGCGACCGCGCCCGCGGTGGCGGTGCCGTCGGAGAGCAGCACCACGACCCGGCTCGGCGACGCCGAGTCCTTCAGCCGTTTCACCGCGAGGCCGAGGCCGTCGCCGATCGCGGTGGAGCGTCCGAGCACGCCGATCTCGGCCTCGGCGAGGGCGGCGTCGACGGCGGCGAGGTCGAAGGTCGGCACCGCCGCCACCTCGGCCTGATCGGCGAACAGCACGAGGCCGACGCGGTCGCCGGCGCGCCGGCGCACGAAGTCGCGCGCCACCGCCTTCACCGCCTCGATCCGGCGCACCGGCCGGCCGTCGAGCACGAAATCCTTCTGCTCCATGCTGCCGGAGAGGTCGAGCACCAGCACGATCTCGCGGCCGGAGGCCGGAACCGCCGCCGACGGCAGCACCCGCTGCGGTCCGGCGAGCGCCAGCACCAGGAACAGCCACGCCGTCCAGGCGAGCGCGAGCCGGATCCGCCGTCCACCGGTCGCCGCGGAGACGGCACCGGCCGCGCCGAGCCGCGCCGCCACCGCCGCCGGCACCCTGACGCTGCCGCGCGGCGGCCGGCGCGGCGGCATCAGCCGGCTCGCCAGCAGCGGCAGCGGCAGGGCGGCGAGCGCCAGCGGCGTCGCGAACAGCGCGTTCATCGCCCGATCACCCGGAGCGCCGCCGCGCTGCCGCGCCGGGCCGCCGCCTCGTCGGCCGGGGCGTAGAGCCCGTCGGCCAGCGCGGCCAGTCCCTCCGCGACGTCGGGCGAGCCGCGGAAGTCGGCCACGAAGGCCGTCAGGGTCGCGCCGGGCGCGAGCCGTCCGCGCGCCACCAGATGGTCGCGCAGGACCGTCGCGACCGCCGAGATGCGCTCGTCCGGCGGCAGCGCCGCCGCCGCGCGCACCCGCGCCGCAGCGGCGGCTGCCGGCGAGCGCCCACGGGCGAGGAGCAGCGCCAGCCCGACCAGCGCCAGCGCCGCGACGATGCCGACCGCCACGGCGAAGCCGAGATCGTCGGCGGCGACGGCGGTCGAGACCGCCGGCAGGTGCGGCGGCCGGAGGCCGGCGAGGGCGGGCGCGTCAGCCATGGAGCGCCTCGACCGCGGCGAGTTGGGCCGCCGGCGGCTCCTCGGTCCGCACCACCGCCGAGCGGACGCCGAGGCCGGCGAGCCGCGCCGCGGTCGCCTCCGCGCCGCCGACGCCGCGCTCCGCGCCGCGCACCGCGCCGAGCCCGCGCCGGCCGTCGGCGG contains:
- a CDS encoding VWA domain-containing protein encodes the protein MIAIGDVALLRPAALLLLPALAAAGLLLRPRGGLGDWRRAIDAPLFSALTSLGAVSGDDGGGRRVDALLAALAIVAVALAGPAVRRPGTEAWRNLDGMVLAVDVSRSTTAGGGLAEGRFAAQALAAAAGARQTALVVYAGDAYLAESFTADSAALGQLIAALGPDIVPDGGSDPARALALAGERLAAAGIPAGDVVLIGDGGGIGDAAIAAAAKLAAAGHRVHAVTTPGTAPGGGPAPDGRAAATRLAAAGGGTTADAADPAPVAAVVGAAAASRLAASDFVPLGWFDLGRPLLVLAGLLLLVAAFRRRA
- a CDS encoding VWA domain-containing protein; translated protein: MNALFATPLALAALPLPLLASRLMPPRRPPRGSVRVPAAVAARLGAAGAVSAATGGRRIRLALAWTAWLFLVLALAGPQRVLPSAAVPASGREIVLVLDLSGSMEQKDFVLDGRPVRRIEAVKAVARDFVRRRAGDRVGLVLFADQAEVAAVPTFDLAAVDAALAEAEIGVLGRSTAIGDGLGLAVKRLKDSASPSRVVVLLSDGTATAGAVAPAAAAALARELGIRVHTIALGTTEELDGSAGVASLVDTKTLEAIAAASGGKAFRVRDTEDLRAVADAIETLETAPTDAPPVVVAEPLWPLAAAAALAAGCALLVFDRRRP